A section of the Halopiger aswanensis genome encodes:
- a CDS encoding zinc-binding dehydrogenase, translating into MPSGMTAYAIEEYGDPDVFEETTREVPEPGPNEIRVEVVASSLNPVDYKIRQGAIPDFAPEFPAILHCDVAGVVDAVGDGVEEFEAGDEVYGMPGGAGRQGALADYVVGHAGTFAHAPGEIPLEDSAALPVVALTAWEMLADKATVDIGDEVLVYGGAGGVGHIGVQLADWFGANVIATGSSEANRELAEELGADATVDYTETDVETYVDEYASGGGFDVVFDPVGDEHLETAFQAVRPFGSVVTTESSAAQDLDLAPMHANSLELGVVLVILPVLLGDRQERIGEELDDIATLVDKGALEPHIDDRYTFDEVAEVHRRGEEGDFRGKLLLVNE; encoded by the coding sequence ATGCCTTCTGGAATGACCGCCTACGCGATCGAGGAGTACGGCGACCCCGACGTCTTCGAGGAGACGACCCGCGAGGTCCCCGAGCCGGGACCGAACGAGATTCGCGTCGAGGTCGTCGCCTCGAGCCTCAACCCCGTCGACTACAAGATCCGGCAGGGCGCGATCCCGGACTTCGCGCCCGAGTTCCCGGCGATCCTCCACTGCGACGTCGCCGGCGTCGTCGACGCGGTCGGCGACGGCGTCGAGGAATTCGAGGCGGGCGACGAAGTCTACGGCATGCCCGGCGGCGCGGGCCGGCAGGGCGCGCTCGCCGACTACGTCGTCGGCCACGCCGGCACGTTCGCCCACGCGCCCGGCGAGATTCCGCTCGAGGACAGCGCCGCGCTCCCGGTCGTCGCCCTGACGGCCTGGGAGATGCTCGCCGACAAGGCGACCGTCGACATCGGCGACGAAGTGCTCGTCTACGGCGGGGCCGGCGGCGTCGGCCACATCGGCGTTCAGTTGGCCGACTGGTTCGGCGCGAACGTGATCGCGACGGGCTCGAGCGAGGCCAACCGCGAGCTCGCGGAAGAACTCGGCGCCGACGCGACCGTCGACTACACCGAAACCGACGTCGAGACCTACGTCGACGAGTACGCCAGCGGGGGCGGGTTCGACGTCGTCTTCGACCCGGTCGGCGACGAGCACCTCGAGACGGCCTTTCAGGCGGTCCGGCCGTTCGGGAGCGTCGTGACGACCGAATCCAGCGCCGCGCAGGACCTCGATCTCGCCCCGATGCACGCCAACTCGCTCGAGTTGGGCGTCGTGCTGGTCATCCTGCCGGTGCTGCTCGGCGACCGACAGGAGCGCATCGGCGAGGAACTCGACGACATCGCGACGCTGGTCGACAAGGGCGCCCTCGAGCCGCACATCGACGACCGGTACACCTTCGACGAGGTCGCAGAGGTCCACCGTCGCGGCGAGGAGGGCGACTTCCGCGGGAAGCTGCTGCTGGTCAACGAGTGA
- a CDS encoding CBS domain-containing protein, which produces MTSSDRTTVEDVMSTPLETISKDATVMEATQRMREKDINALVVQTSPRAIVSSTDVLDAVADGQDVTKLTVADVMTTDVETATPDLYMEEVAAMMTTYGIKHLPVVDDDYVGMVTSTDVTAHLS; this is translated from the coding sequence ATGACTTCTTCAGACAGAACCACCGTCGAAGACGTGATGTCCACGCCGCTCGAGACGATTTCGAAGGACGCGACGGTCATGGAGGCCACGCAGCGAATGCGGGAGAAGGACATCAACGCGCTCGTGGTTCAGACCTCGCCGCGGGCGATCGTTAGCAGTACGGACGTGCTCGACGCCGTTGCTGACGGGCAAGACGTAACGAAGTTGACGGTCGCCGACGTGATGACGACCGACGTCGAGACGGCCACGCCGGACCTCTACATGGAGGAGGTCGCCGCGATGATGACCACTTACGGGATCAAACACCTCCCGGTCGTCGACGACGACTACGTCGGGATGGTCACCTCGACGGACGTCACCGCCCACCTCTCGTGA